A region of Enoplosus armatus isolate fEnoArm2 chromosome 14, fEnoArm2.hap1, whole genome shotgun sequence DNA encodes the following proteins:
- the tm6sf2a gene encoding transmembrane 6 superfamily member 2, translating to MRPPVEVCVFLLSLLAPGVLYTMNNIPELQEPLPILGMGMVVLGFVLLLLLLLTVRNKMKVDPLFYVFAEFSFTCMVGLTNALEQDGFISGFMGFYLKMGEPHLRAAYAVMMSYWEGIVHLVLFLAIIHRMFKGKSYRSLGLLWAGSSIAHQIVLIPGVVIGKYGSNIRPAFWRNVPFFLVPFWAASLLFSRPREMPVVTADKISVEQNKSLLSRPVDLLLSLVLLGAMVFCVFRGFVVLDCPLDTCFTYIYQYEPYLKDPVGFPRVMMLVYLFYALPLLTVFIYGLKTPGCSWMLDWTIFFAGAMAQTQWCHIGASLHSRTPFTYRVPVDKWWPVITLNVLLATAPVLLAVRCHTNPAYFMKPVPKGQTNKEKKKN from the exons ATGAGGCCGCCGGTGGAGGTCTGCGtgttcctcctgtctctcctggCTCCTGGAGTTCTGTACACCATGAACAACATCCCTGAGCTGCAGGA ACCTCTTCCTATCCTGGGAATGGGAATGGTCGTTCTGGGATttgttcttctcctcctcctcctcctcactgtgcGAAACAAGATGAAAGTGGACCCCTTATTCTATG TATTTGCAGAGTTTTCCTTCACCTGCATGGTGGGCCTGACTAATGCTTTGGAGCAGGATGGGTTCATCTCTGGCTTCATGGGTTTCTACCTAAAGATG GGTGAGCCTCACCTAAGAGCCGCCTATGCTGTCATGATGTCTTACTGGGAAGGCATTGTTCACTTGGTCCTCTTCCTCGCTATCATCCACCGCATGTTCAAGGG GAAGTCCTATCGTAGCCTGGGGCTGCTGTGGGCCGGCTCCTCAATCGCCCATCAGATTGTTCTCATCCCAGGAGTGGTCATTG GTAAATATGGGTCTAACATTCGACCGGCCTTCTGGAGAAACGTCCCCTTCTTTTTGGTGCCTTTCTGGGCGGCGTCCCTGCTCTTTAGCAGACCCAGAGAGATGCCAGTCGTCACAGCAGACAAG ATTTCCGTGGAACAGAATAAAAGTCTGCTGTCTCGACCTGTCGACCTGCTTCTGTCACTAGTGTTGCTCGGAGCAATGgtcttctgtgttttcagaggcTTT GTGGTGCTGGACTGTCCTCTAGACACCTGCTTCACCTACATCTACCAGTACGAGCCCTACCTCAAAGACCCGGTTGGCTTTCCCAGGGTTATG ATGCTGGTGTATTTGTTCTATGCTCTTCCCCTGCTGACTGTCTTCATCTATGGCCTGAAAACACCTGGATGCAGCTGGATGTTGGACTGGACCATCTTCTTTGCTGGGGCCATGGCTCAG ACCCAGTGGTGCCACATCGGAGCATCTCTGCACTCCCGCACTCCCTTCACGTACAGAGTCCCAGTAGACAAGTGGTGGCCTGTTATCACCCTCAATGTGCTGCTCGCCACTGCGCCGGTCCTGCTGGCCGTGCGCTGCCACACCAACCCCGCTTATTTTATGAAACCTGTTCCCAAGGGACAGACCaacaaggagaagaagaaaaactag